Proteins encoded within one genomic window of Spiroplasma endosymbiont of Agriotes lineatus:
- a CDS encoding adenine phosphoribosyltransferase, translating to MDLKKLIIDVPNFPKPGIQFKDITPLLANGAAFKQVVKQLEEIVKLFKPDVIVAPEARGFIFATSVASELGLGFVPIRKSDKLPRAVIHKSYELEYNKSTLAIHKDAIVPGMKVVIVDDLLASGGTIDAIINLIEELQGEIIAAVFVIELTSFKAREQFPNLKIESLIQY from the coding sequence ATGGATTTAAAAAAATTAATAATTGATGTTCCTAATTTTCCAAAACCAGGAATTCAATTTAAGGATATAACACCATTATTGGCCAATGGTGCAGCATTTAAACAAGTCGTTAAGCAATTAGAAGAAATTGTTAAATTATTTAAACCAGATGTTATCGTGGCACCCGAAGCCCGAGGATTTATTTTTGCAACTTCGGTTGCTAGTGAATTGGGATTAGGATTTGTTCCCATTCGCAAGTCAGACAAATTACCACGAGCAGTTATTCATAAAAGTTATGAATTAGAATATAATAAAAGTACTTTAGCAATTCATAAGGACGCGATTGTTCCCGGAATGAAAGTTGTTATTGTTGATGATTTGTTAGCTAGTGGTGGTACGATTGACGCCATTATTAATTTAATTGAAGAATTACAGGGCGAGATTATTGCCGCGGTATTTGTTATTGAATTGACTAGTTTTAAAGCTCGCGAGCAATTTCCTAATTTAAAAATTGAAAGTTTAATTCAGTATTAA
- a CDS encoding RelA/SpoT family protein: MKSITFKQVLDKVKTYISNKKDIEEIKRAYVYAYNKHGQQLRKSGEPYINHPLWTTYYLVTWHMDLATLISGLLHDVLEDTPTTFEDLNKEFGIEISTLVEAVTKVSYFAKMNRSEIKSNYLRKLYLSMAHDIRVIVIKLADRLHNIQTIEYLEAEKQKVIAKETLEVYSSIAHRLGMRQVKSLLEDLSFAILNPVEYKRISRNVDLEKEHLESLMAVMINNIKSLLDNKNIKATISGRSKSIYSIYRKMYYFGRKFEDIHDLLAIRIITNTIDECYMILGYLHQQFTPLPGRFKDYIATPKYNLYQSLHTTVIQDSIIYEIQIRTVDMDEKATYGAASHWKYKEGEIYNTKKRQADIDERLDIFNRILDLENINNEELESNEKPNMELAVKSDIFTSLIYVLTPNGKVITLPFESTILDFAYKVHTDIGEKTTGGKINGNYVSVSTVLKSGDVVEIKTSKNMRPSRDWLVIAKTSYALHKIKRFLKKQEQEFDETHKDNEFKDLKKIKNVKKVIDDTLTQRKLKWKLVSQKELMHRLKQLKYHTLEDFYLDVANKKYQLDDAINLLLASNETSPNTYLNYLQEKKVEKINLKDDIIVKGADNIKATLAHCCMPVPLEPITGYVSKFGGIRVHRVNCHNILPEERQGRLLEVWWNENVVKRHQYYSNIKVICYDRNGLMANITNILANLNASIQQIHIETGSDNKYSINLIIKIANKVLLQQLLSSLRQIPHVYDVILMEN; this comes from the coding sequence ATGAAATCGATAACATTTAAACAGGTTTTAGATAAAGTTAAAACCTATATTAGTAATAAAAAAGATATTGAGGAAATAAAACGAGCATATGTCTATGCTTATAATAAGCATGGTCAGCAGTTAAGAAAAAGTGGTGAACCTTATATTAATCATCCTTTATGAACAACTTATTATTTAGTAACATGGCATATGGATTTAGCGACATTAATTTCTGGTTTATTACACGATGTGTTAGAAGACACACCGACAACTTTTGAAGACTTGAATAAAGAGTTTGGTATTGAGATATCAACTTTAGTTGAAGCGGTCACGAAAGTATCTTATTTTGCTAAAATGAATCGTAGTGAAATTAAATCTAATTATTTGCGAAAATTATATTTAAGTATGGCGCATGATATTCGTGTTATTGTTATTAAGTTAGCAGATCGTTTACATAATATTCAAACAATTGAATATTTGGAAGCAGAAAAACAAAAGGTTATTGCGAAAGAAACCTTAGAAGTTTATTCTTCAATTGCACACCGGTTAGGGATGCGACAAGTAAAAAGTCTTTTAGAAGACTTGTCTTTCGCAATTTTAAATCCTGTTGAGTATAAAAGAATTTCTCGCAATGTTGATTTGGAAAAAGAACATTTAGAATCATTAATGGCAGTAATGATTAACAATATTAAGTCATTATTAGATAATAAGAATATTAAAGCAACAATTTCTGGTCGTAGCAAAAGTATTTATTCAATTTATCGTAAGATGTATTATTTTGGGCGTAAATTTGAAGATATTCATGATTTATTAGCGATAAGAATTATTACTAATACGATTGATGAATGTTATATGATTTTAGGTTATTTACATCAACAATTTACACCTTTACCAGGAAGATTTAAGGACTATATTGCAACGCCTAAATATAATTTATATCAGTCATTACATACAACAGTTATTCAGGATTCAATAATTTATGAGATTCAAATTCGAACTGTTGATATGGATGAAAAGGCAACTTATGGGGCGGCGTCGCATTGAAAGTATAAAGAAGGCGAAATCTATAATACTAAAAAACGCCAAGCTGATATTGATGAGCGATTAGATATTTTTAATCGGATTTTAGATTTAGAGAATATTAATAATGAAGAGTTAGAAAGTAATGAAAAACCAAATATGGAGTTAGCAGTTAAGAGTGATATTTTTACTTCTTTAATTTATGTTTTAACTCCTAATGGTAAAGTTATTACTTTGCCTTTTGAGTCAACAATTTTAGATTTTGCATATAAAGTTCATACTGATATTGGTGAGAAAACTACTGGTGGTAAAATTAATGGTAACTATGTTTCTGTTAGTACTGTTTTAAAATCTGGTGATGTTGTGGAAATTAAAACTAGTAAAAATATGCGACCATCTCGTGACTGACTAGTTATTGCTAAAACTAGTTATGCATTGCATAAAATTAAAAGATTTTTAAAAAAACAAGAGCAAGAATTTGATGAAACTCATAAGGATAATGAATTTAAAGATCTTAAAAAAATTAAAAATGTTAAAAAAGTGATTGATGATACTTTAACACAGCGGAAATTAAAATGAAAGTTAGTTTCCCAAAAAGAACTAATGCATCGCTTAAAGCAATTAAAATATCATACTTTAGAAGATTTTTATTTAGATGTTGCTAATAAGAAATATCAACTTGATGATGCAATTAATCTTTTATTAGCAAGTAACGAAACTAGTCCTAATACTTATTTAAATTATCTTCAAGAAAAAAAAGTTGAAAAAATTAACTTAAAAGACGACATTATTGTTAAAGGTGCCGATAACATTAAAGCAACTTTAGCTCATTGTTGTATGCCGGTGCCGTTAGAACCAATTACGGGATATGTTAGTAAATTTGGCGGGATTCGCGTGCATCGAGTTAATTGTCATAATATTCTTCCAGAAGAACGCCAAGGGCGACTTCTGGAAGTTTGGTGGAATGAAAATGTTGTTAAGCGCCATCAATATTATAGTAATATTAAAGTAATTTGTTATGACCGTAATGGTTTAATGGCTAATATTACAAATATTCTTGCTAATTTAAATGCCTCGATTCAACAAATTCATATTGAAACAGGTTCGGATAATAAGTACAGTATTAATCTTATTATTAAAATTGCCAACAAAGTTCTTCTTCAACAATTGCTGTCATCATTACGACAAATACCCCATGTGTACGATGTTATTTTAATGGAAAACTAG
- a CDS encoding L-threonylcarbamoyladenylate synthase translates to MQILSLEQKNLVIHNLLNEQIGIVPTDTVYGLVGIYSSQFVAKRISNLKLRDKNKPLAVVVSDIAMAKDIGVITSQVEQLYESYPQGKITIIVKQKVNATETIAIRITNYRWLQDIVYQTGPLFATSANIHNENPIITVNENKLEVDFIVDGDIIDQKASTIIDATGSEIVIIRS, encoded by the coding sequence ATGCAAATATTATCATTAGAACAAAAAAATCTTGTTATTCACAATTTATTAAATGAGCAAATTGGTATTGTTCCTACCGATACAGTATATGGTTTAGTGGGAATTTATTCTTCTCAATTTGTTGCTAAAAGAATTTCGAATTTAAAATTAAGAGATAAAAATAAACCATTAGCAGTTGTTGTTAGTGATATTGCAATGGCAAAAGATATTGGGGTTATCACTTCGCAAGTTGAACAGTTATATGAATCGTATCCTCAGGGGAAAATAACAATTATTGTTAAACAAAAAGTGAATGCTACAGAAACGATAGCGATTAGAATTACCAATTATCGCTGGTTACAAGATATTGTTTATCAAACAGGACCACTATTTGCCACTAGCGCTAATATTCATAATGAAAATCCAATTATAACTGTTAATGAGAATAAACTTGAAGTTGATTTTATTGTTGATGGGGATATTATTGACCAAAAAGCTTCAACAATTATTGATGCCACAGGTAGTGAGATTGTTATTATTCGTTCATAA